The Lottiidibacillus patelloidae genome window below encodes:
- a CDS encoding YveK family protein, producing MEETISLKELFETLRKRLWMILTITAIAAIAAAIISYFYITPVYQSSTLVVVNQSKADQVGMANGIDIRSNTQYINTYSDIIKSPAILEKVSAELDGRRSAGQISGQTTIGGRSDSIVFTITVKDTDPEMAANIANTTAAVFQKQLPTILNVDNVSILSQAAVSEAPISPIPTRNIMIAIVVGLMASIGLAFLLDFLDNTIKTEQDIEKTLGLPVLGAVTKIDLENEMDFSKLDKNNSIGGETIGA from the coding sequence ATGGAAGAAACTATAAGTTTAAAAGAGTTGTTTGAAACGTTACGCAAAAGGTTATGGATGATCCTCACAATTACAGCAATTGCAGCGATCGCAGCTGCGATTATTAGCTATTTTTATATCACACCAGTTTATCAATCTTCAACACTAGTAGTAGTGAATCAATCAAAAGCCGATCAAGTAGGAATGGCGAACGGAATTGACATTCGCTCAAACACACAATACATCAACACATACAGCGACATTATTAAAAGTCCAGCAATACTAGAAAAAGTTAGCGCGGAATTAGATGGTAGAAGATCAGCAGGACAAATTAGTGGACAAACTACAATTGGTGGAAGATCTGATTCAATCGTCTTTACGATTACGGTAAAAGACACTGACCCTGAAATGGCAGCAAACATTGCTAACACGACAGCGGCAGTATTCCAAAAACAATTACCTACTATATTAAATGTCGATAACGTTAGCATTCTCTCGCAAGCTGCAGTAAGTGAAGCGCCTATTTCACCAATCCCAACAAGAAACATTATGATCGCCATTGTTGTAGGTTTAATGGCGAGTATCGGACTTGCTTTCTTACTAGACTTCTTAGACAACACAATTAAAACAGAACAAGACATCGAAAAAACATTAGGATTACCTGTCCTTGGAGCAGTAACAAAGATTGATTTAGAAAACGAAATGGACTTCTCAAAATTAGATAAAAACAACAGCATAGGAGGCGAAACGATTGGCGCGTAA
- a CDS encoding CpsD/CapB family tyrosine-protein kinase, translating to MARKVKNSRKSLLQTGNRSIITHRSPKSSVSEQYRTLRTNIEFAAVDESLRTFMVTSANPSEGKSTTVANLAVVFAQQDKKVLLVDADMRRPTVHYTFRTDNIKGLTNYLTKQATLEEVVCETEVNNLQIISCGPIPPNPAELLSSKAMDLFIEEALQMFDIVIFDTPPVLAVTDAQVLANKVQGVVLVVNSGRTETESALKTKDLLTNAKAKLLGVVLNEKKQKQGEYYYYYGRR from the coding sequence TTGGCGCGTAAAGTGAAAAACTCAAGAAAATCTTTATTGCAAACTGGGAATCGCAGCATCATTACCCATCGTTCTCCGAAATCATCAGTTTCCGAACAATATCGTACATTAAGAACGAACATTGAATTTGCAGCAGTAGATGAAAGTTTACGTACTTTTATGGTGACGTCGGCAAATCCATCGGAAGGTAAATCAACGACTGTTGCTAACTTAGCCGTTGTATTTGCCCAACAAGATAAAAAAGTCTTACTAGTTGATGCAGATATGCGCCGCCCAACCGTTCATTATACGTTCCGTACGGATAATATTAAAGGATTAACGAATTATTTAACAAAACAAGCGACATTAGAAGAAGTAGTTTGTGAGACGGAAGTAAATAACTTACAAATTATCTCATGTGGACCGATTCCACCAAACCCAGCGGAACTATTAAGTTCAAAGGCAATGGATCTATTTATCGAAGAAGCATTACAAATGTTTGATATCGTCATCTTTGATACACCACCAGTCTTAGCAGTAACTGATGCACAAGTACTTGCAAATAAAGTACAAGGTGTCGTTTTAGTCGTAAATAGTGGCAGAACAGAGACGGAAAGTGCCTTGAAAACGAAAGATCTGTTAACGAATGCAAAAGCAAAACTGCTCGGCGTTGTTTTAAATGAAAAGAAACAAAAGCAAGGCGAATATTACTACTATTACGGAAGAAGGTAG
- a CDS encoding tyrosine-protein phosphatase yields MIDIHSHILPGIDDGAKNMQETIAMAKQAVSEGITQIIATPHHRNNQFDNDKDGIVSLVKDANNILQREGIPLSIHAGQEVRIFGEMVDAIETELLTLNNNGKYMLVELPSDQVPRYTEKLLYDLQMEGIIPIIPHPERNREIIENPDLLYRLVKNGAVTQVTAASITGRFGKKIKKFALQCIDANLAHLVSSDAHNLETRGFHMKEAYEVIEKEFGKEVVYMMKENATYTLNGQTLIKEVPERIKKKKILGIF; encoded by the coding sequence ATGATCGATATTCATTCTCATATATTACCAGGCATCGATGATGGTGCAAAAAATATGCAAGAAACAATTGCCATGGCTAAACAAGCGGTTAGTGAGGGGATTACGCAAATAATCGCAACCCCTCACCACCGTAACAATCAGTTTGATAATGATAAAGACGGGATAGTTTCACTAGTAAAAGATGCCAACAACATTCTTCAACGTGAAGGTATCCCTTTGTCTATACATGCAGGACAAGAAGTCCGCATTTTTGGCGAAATGGTAGACGCAATAGAAACGGAATTACTTACTTTAAACAATAACGGTAAATACATGCTCGTTGAACTACCTTCTGACCAAGTGCCGAGATATACAGAAAAACTACTATATGATTTGCAAATGGAAGGGATTATTCCAATTATTCCGCACCCAGAACGCAACCGTGAAATTATTGAAAACCCTGACCTTTTGTATCGCCTCGTCAAAAATGGTGCAGTAACGCAAGTCACTGCCGCAAGTATCACTGGTCGTTTTGGAAAAAAGATTAAAAAGTTTGCTCTTCAATGTATAGACGCTAATCTAGCACATTTGGTTTCATCTGATGCTCATAATCTTGAAACGCGTGGCTTTCATATGAAAGAAGCGTATGAAGTAATAGAAAAAGAGTTTGGTAAAGAAGTAGTTTATATGATGAAAGAAAATGCTACATATACGCTTAATGGACAAACGTTAATCAAAGAAGTCCCAGAGCGAATAAAAAAGAAAAAAATATTAGGGATTTTTTAA
- a CDS encoding polysaccharide biosynthesis protein, with protein MSYRQRLSALILVDSLIVLTSIYLSRYMFYTDVNWITEPIVFSSIALLISHHIFAYKYSLYKRAWEYASIGELLNIFKAVTYSIVITGIIQQLIYSDVYVRLLAVTWMMHILFIGGSRFSWRVYRDNFIAKAGNKKRTLIVGAGSAGTMVARQLLSAGNGESNLYPVAFVDDDAKKHRLEIMGIPVVGGVESIEEAVKEYDIDNIVIAIPSLSRSEINDIFKACANTDAQTQILPMIEDIMTGKVSVNQVRDVQVEDLLGRKPVELDIASISDSLTGKTILVTGAGGSIGSEICRQVAKFSPEKLILLGHGENSIYSIEMELLESYKGQFEIITEIADVQDREKMFTVLEKHKPNVVYHAAAHKHVPLMERNPEEAIKNNVIGTKNVAEAADNASVETFVMVSTDKAVNPTSVMGASKRLAEMIVQNIDKTSTTKFVAVRFGNVLGSRGSVIPFFKKQIEKGGPVTVTHPDMIRYFMTIPEASRLVIQAGTLARGGEIFVLDMGEPVKIVDLAKNLIKLSGYSIDEIGIQFSGIRPGEKLYEELLNDEEIHNKQVFPKIYIGKSQVEEMSSIENIINNYSGMNKVQLKEELMAIAHPQKKQVVVNS; from the coding sequence ATGTCATATCGCCAACGTCTTTCAGCACTTATCCTTGTTGATTCACTTATCGTACTTACTTCAATTTATTTGAGTAGATATATGTTTTATACAGACGTCAATTGGATTACCGAACCAATCGTCTTTAGTTCGATTGCACTCTTAATTAGCCATCATATTTTCGCTTATAAATATAGTTTGTATAAACGAGCGTGGGAATACGCGAGTATCGGGGAATTATTAAATATCTTTAAAGCAGTAACGTATTCGATTGTTATTACAGGAATCATCCAACAACTTATCTACAGTGACGTATATGTTCGTTTATTAGCTGTCACTTGGATGATGCACATCTTATTTATCGGTGGTTCAAGGTTTTCTTGGCGAGTATACCGTGACAATTTCATTGCTAAGGCTGGAAATAAAAAACGCACATTAATCGTTGGGGCAGGTTCAGCGGGGACAATGGTTGCCCGTCAACTTCTAAGTGCCGGAAATGGTGAGTCAAACTTATATCCAGTTGCTTTTGTTGATGATGATGCGAAAAAGCATAGGTTAGAAATTATGGGAATACCAGTAGTTGGTGGCGTTGAAAGCATCGAAGAAGCGGTAAAAGAGTATGACATCGACAATATCGTCATTGCCATTCCTTCTCTTTCTAGATCAGAAATAAATGACATCTTCAAAGCTTGTGCAAATACTGATGCACAAACACAAATCTTACCGATGATTGAAGATATTATGACTGGAAAAGTCTCCGTAAATCAAGTACGTGATGTGCAAGTAGAGGATTTACTAGGTCGAAAGCCAGTTGAACTTGATATTGCAAGTATTTCAGACTCGTTAACAGGAAAAACAATATTAGTAACAGGAGCTGGTGGTTCAATTGGATCGGAAATATGCCGCCAAGTTGCTAAGTTTAGTCCAGAAAAGTTAATTTTGCTAGGACATGGTGAAAACAGCATCTACTCAATAGAAATGGAACTGCTAGAAAGTTATAAAGGGCAGTTTGAAATCATTACAGAAATAGCAGATGTGCAAGATCGCGAGAAAATGTTTACTGTGTTAGAAAAACATAAACCGAATGTTGTCTACCATGCAGCGGCTCATAAACATGTTCCATTAATGGAACGCAACCCAGAAGAAGCAATTAAGAACAATGTCATTGGTACGAAAAATGTTGCGGAAGCTGCCGATAATGCCTCAGTCGAAACATTCGTAATGGTTTCAACAGATAAAGCAGTAAACCCAACAAGTGTCATGGGAGCTTCAAAGAGACTCGCCGAAATGATTGTGCAAAACATCGATAAAACAAGTACTACAAAGTTTGTCGCTGTACGTTTCGGAAATGTATTAGGTAGTCGTGGTAGTGTAATTCCATTCTTCAAAAAGCAAATTGAAAAAGGTGGACCAGTAACAGTTACACATCCAGATATGATTCGTTACTTTATGACAATTCCTGAAGCGTCAAGACTAGTGATTCAAGCAGGAACATTAGCTCGCGGTGGAGAAATTTTTGTCCTTGACATGGGTGAGCCAGTCAAAATAGTAGATCTAGCAAAAAACCTTATTAAACTATCAGGCTATTCCATTGATGAAATTGGTATACAGTTCAGTGGCATACGTCCGGGAGAAAAATTGTATGAAGAACTGTTAAACGATGAAGAAATTCATAATAAACAAGTCTTTCCGAAGATTTATATTGGGAAATCACAAGTCGAAGAAATGAGTTCAATAGAAAATATTATTAATAATTATTCAGGTATGAACAAAGTGCAATTAAAAGAAGAATTAATGGCTATTGCCCATCCTCAAAAGAAACAAGTAGTAGTAAACAGTTAA
- the galU gene encoding UTP--glucose-1-phosphate uridylyltransferase GalU: MKKVRKAIIPAAGLGTRFLPATKAMPKEMLPIVDKPTIQYIVEEAVESGIEDIIIVTGKGKRAIEDHFDNAFELEQNLIEKKKFELLEEVNKATNLVDIHYIRQKEPKGLGHAVWSARKFIGNEPFAVLLGDDIVQAEKPCLRQLMDEFEQTYSSIIGVQTVPSEETHRYGIIDPQSNVDRLYQVNQFVEKPKQGTAPSNLAIMGRYILTPEIFMFLEKQETGAGGEIQLTDAIQQLNEIQRVFAYDFEGTRYDVGEKFGFIKTQIEFALQRDELKSDLLAYMQEAVERMTVK, from the coding sequence ATGAAGAAAGTAAGGAAAGCAATTATCCCAGCAGCAGGACTTGGAACACGTTTTTTACCAGCAACAAAAGCTATGCCAAAAGAAATGCTGCCAATTGTTGATAAGCCGACTATTCAATACATTGTTGAAGAAGCTGTAGAATCAGGGATTGAAGACATCATTATCGTTACAGGTAAAGGGAAGCGCGCAATTGAAGATCATTTTGATAACGCGTTTGAGCTAGAGCAAAACTTAATAGAAAAGAAAAAGTTTGAATTGCTTGAAGAAGTAAATAAAGCAACGAACTTAGTAGATATTCACTACATTCGTCAAAAAGAACCTAAAGGATTAGGACATGCAGTATGGAGTGCACGCAAGTTTATCGGTAATGAGCCGTTTGCGGTATTACTTGGTGACGATATTGTCCAAGCAGAAAAACCATGTTTACGTCAATTAATGGACGAGTTTGAACAAACGTATTCATCTATTATCGGCGTGCAAACAGTACCGTCAGAAGAAACGCATCGTTACGGAATTATTGATCCACAATCAAATGTTGATCGATTATATCAAGTAAATCAATTTGTTGAAAAACCGAAACAAGGTACAGCACCTTCAAACTTAGCAATCATGGGACGTTACATTTTAACACCTGAGATTTTTATGTTTTTAGAAAAACAAGAAACTGGTGCTGGTGGGGAAATACAGTTAACGGATGCGATCCAACAACTAAATGAAATTCAACGAGTCTTTGCCTATGACTTTGAAGGAACGCGATATGATGTAGGTGAAAAATTTGGATTTATTAAGACACAAATTGAATTCGCATTACAGCGTGATGAGTTAAAAAGTGACTTGTTGGCTTATATGCAAGAAGCTGTTGAGCGTATGACAGTTAAGTAA
- a CDS encoding sugar transferase, with protein sequence MYLKIKRLIDIILSLIGLIVLSPIFLMLIVAIKLDSKGPVLFKQKRVGINKTHFNILKFRTMRIDTPKDTPTHLLENPDQYITKMGKFLRRTSLDELPQILNIFIGQMSIIGPRPALWNQYDLIAERDKYGANDVPPGLTGWAQINGRDELPIEVKAKLDGDYVKELGLWMDAKCFFRTILSVVKSDGVVEGGTGTNKEIASSKESISK encoded by the coding sequence ATGTATTTAAAAATAAAGAGATTAATAGATATCATTCTTTCTTTAATAGGGCTTATTGTTTTATCACCTATTTTTTTAATGCTAATTGTTGCTATTAAACTTGATTCAAAAGGGCCAGTTCTATTTAAGCAAAAGCGTGTGGGAATTAACAAAACACATTTCAACATCTTGAAGTTTCGCACTATGAGAATAGATACGCCAAAGGACACTCCCACTCATTTATTGGAAAACCCAGATCAATATATTACTAAAATGGGTAAATTCTTACGGAGGACTTCTCTTGATGAGCTACCACAAATTTTGAATATCTTTATTGGACAGATGAGTATTATTGGTCCAAGGCCTGCCTTATGGAATCAGTATGATTTAATAGCAGAGAGGGACAAATATGGTGCTAATGATGTACCTCCTGGCCTTACAGGTTGGGCACAGATAAATGGTAGAGACGAACTTCCAATTGAGGTTAAGGCGAAGTTGGATGGGGATTATGTTAAGGAACTTGGCTTATGGATGGATGCTAAATGTTTTTTTCGAACCATCTTGAGTGTTGTTAAGAGTGACGGGGTTGTTGAAGGTGGGACTGGTACAAATAAAGAAATTGCTAGTAGCAAGGAGAGCATTTCTAAATGA
- a CDS encoding NAD-dependent epimerase/dehydratase family protein — MNKILITGKSSYIGNRFEVWLNKDTTKYKIQKITVRDESWKKYNFKGFDTVLHLAGIAHVSRDPKMEDLYYKVNRDLTIEIAKKAKAEGVRQFIFMSSIIVYGDGSTEKQVIRKDTTPKPSNFYGDSKLQAEKGINELEDDHFKVVIIRPPMIYGKGSKGNYPKLAKVAKMVPAFPDIDNQRSMLHVDNLCEFIKLLIDNNDSGLFFPQNSEYTKTSEMVRLVGEVHGRKVRLTKGLNFLINPFIGRVEILNKMFGNLVFDMDMSNYKQDYRVNSLVDSIKETER, encoded by the coding sequence ATGAACAAAATATTGATAACAGGAAAAAGCAGTTATATAGGAAACCGTTTTGAAGTTTGGCTAAATAAAGATACAACTAAATATAAAATTCAAAAAATTACTGTTCGTGATGAATCCTGGAAAAAGTATAATTTCAAAGGGTTTGATACAGTATTGCACCTTGCAGGGATCGCTCATGTGTCTCGTGACCCCAAAATGGAAGATTTATATTACAAAGTAAACAGAGACTTGACTATTGAAATAGCAAAAAAGGCTAAAGCTGAAGGTGTTCGGCAGTTTATTTTTATGAGTAGTATCATAGTCTACGGTGATGGATCTACAGAAAAACAAGTCATCCGTAAAGATACAACCCCTAAACCAAGTAATTTCTATGGTGACAGTAAATTACAGGCAGAGAAAGGGATTAATGAATTAGAAGATGATCACTTTAAAGTTGTAATCATTCGACCACCAATGATTTATGGTAAAGGATCAAAAGGCAACTATCCTAAACTAGCAAAAGTTGCAAAAATGGTCCCGGCTTTTCCGGATATTGATAATCAACGAAGCATGTTACATGTTGATAACTTATGTGAATTTATAAAACTTTTAATAGATAATAATGATAGTGGACTTTTCTTTCCACAAAATAGTGAGTATACAAAAACAAGTGAGATGGTACGATTAGTAGGAGAAGTCCATGGTAGGAAAGTAAGGCTAACAAAGGGATTAAACTTCCTAATTAACCCTTTTATAGGGCGCGTTGAAATTCTGAACAAGATGTTTGGAAATTTAGTTTTTGATATGGATATGAGTAATTATAAACAAGACTATAGAGTTAATTCCCTTGTGGATTCTATAAAAGAAACTGAAAGGTGA
- a CDS encoding glycosyltransferase family 4 protein: MQKHILVISQYFYPEQFRINDICTEWVNKGYKVTVITGIPNYPQGKFYDGYGFFKKRKEVYNGVNIIRIPLIPRGNNSIMLALNYFSFVVSGLLWKTFSKIKADYVFIFEVSPMTQALPGVWYSKRRNIPCYIYVQDLWPENVEIVTGIKNGYVIGSIGKMVDYIYKNCNRIFTTSESFVEAIVNRGVKKSKVEYWPQYAESFYRPLEAMEMESIPNDDRFNIIFTGNIGNAQGLDILPKVANILKGEGYGNKVRFNIVGDGRYKETLLNVIKEMDLNAMFNFIERQPAEAIPNFISSSDAAFLSFTDNDLFNMTIPAKLQSYLACGKPILASAGGETKKIIASSRSGYCTYTGDDEELAKSIIKMMNLEEGERKVMGENARIYYEQNFDKDRLLVKMDQNFQ, translated from the coding sequence ATGCAGAAGCATATATTAGTTATCTCACAATACTTTTATCCCGAGCAGTTTCGGATTAATGATATTTGTACAGAGTGGGTAAATAAAGGATACAAGGTTACGGTAATAACTGGTATTCCTAATTACCCCCAGGGGAAATTTTATGATGGATATGGATTCTTTAAAAAAAGAAAAGAAGTATATAACGGAGTTAATATTATTAGAATTCCGCTAATCCCAAGAGGTAATAACTCCATTATGTTAGCTCTTAACTATTTTTCCTTTGTAGTATCTGGATTACTGTGGAAGACTTTTTCAAAAATCAAAGCTGATTATGTGTTTATTTTTGAAGTATCCCCCATGACGCAAGCCTTACCGGGTGTCTGGTACTCCAAGAGGAGAAATATCCCTTGTTATATATATGTACAGGATTTATGGCCAGAAAACGTAGAAATCGTTACTGGTATTAAAAATGGATATGTCATTGGATCAATTGGTAAAATGGTAGATTATATATATAAAAATTGTAACCGAATATTCACTACTTCAGAAAGCTTCGTAGAGGCTATTGTTAATAGAGGGGTGAAGAAATCAAAGGTAGAGTACTGGCCACAATATGCAGAAAGTTTTTATCGTCCCTTAGAAGCAATGGAAATGGAATCGATACCAAATGACGATAGATTTAATATAATATTCACTGGCAATATTGGCAATGCCCAGGGATTAGATATCTTACCAAAGGTAGCAAATATATTAAAAGGCGAAGGATATGGAAATAAAGTTCGCTTTAATATTGTTGGCGATGGAAGATATAAAGAAACGCTATTAAATGTTATTAAAGAAATGGATTTAAATGCTATGTTCAATTTTATAGAACGGCAGCCTGCGGAAGCCATTCCCAATTTCATAAGTAGTAGTGATGCAGCATTTTTAAGTTTTACAGACAATGACTTATTTAATATGACAATCCCTGCAAAATTGCAATCCTATTTAGCTTGCGGAAAGCCAATCTTAGCATCAGCTGGAGGGGAAACTAAGAAGATAATAGCTTCATCTCGATCAGGATATTGTACCTATACTGGTGATGATGAAGAATTAGCAAAATCCATTATCAAGATGATGAACCTTGAAGAAGGTGAAAGAAAGGTAATGGGAGAGAATGCTCGTATTTATTATGAACAGAACTTTGATAAAGATAGATTGCTAGTGAAAATGGACCAAAACTTTCAATAA
- a CDS encoding polysaccharide biosynthesis protein translates to MFRDKTLLITGGTGSFGNAVMARFLETDIKEIRIFSRDEKKQDDMRKKFKNDKLKFYLGDVRDLASIKNAMHGVDYVFHAAALKQVPSCEFFPLEAVKTNVIGTENVLVASIESGVEKVICLSTDKAAYPINAMGISKAMMEKVFVAKAKAVDPERTLICGTRYGNVMASRGSVIPLFIEQIKSGQPLTVTDPNMTRFLMSLEEAVELVVFAYENAVAGDIMVQKSPASTVGDLAQALKELFNVDNEIKVIGTRHGEKLYETLLTKEEHVVSEDLGGFYRVPADKRDLNYDKYFVEGDQKLSSEEEYNSHNTERLSIEAIKDKLLMLDYVRKELKGWNQ, encoded by the coding sequence ATGTTTAGAGATAAAACTCTTTTAATAACAGGTGGGACAGGTTCCTTTGGGAATGCTGTAATGGCTAGATTCCTAGAAACAGACATCAAAGAAATTCGAATTTTTTCCCGTGATGAGAAAAAACAAGATGATATGCGTAAAAAATTTAAGAATGATAAGCTTAAGTTTTACTTAGGTGATGTTCGGGATTTAGCTAGCATTAAAAATGCTATGCATGGTGTTGATTATGTATTTCATGCTGCTGCTCTTAAGCAAGTTCCGTCTTGTGAATTTTTCCCTTTAGAAGCTGTAAAAACAAATGTAATTGGTACTGAGAATGTACTTGTTGCTTCAATTGAAAGTGGAGTCGAAAAGGTAATTTGTTTATCTACTGATAAGGCTGCTTATCCTATTAATGCAATGGGTATTTCTAAAGCAATGATGGAAAAGGTGTTTGTTGCTAAAGCAAAGGCTGTAGACCCAGAAAGAACTTTAATTTGTGGTACAAGATATGGGAATGTAATGGCTTCAAGAGGATCAGTAATTCCATTATTTATTGAACAAATTAAAAGTGGACAACCTTTAACTGTAACAGACCCAAATATGACTAGATTCCTAATGAGTCTTGAGGAAGCGGTAGAACTTGTAGTTTTCGCATATGAAAATGCAGTAGCTGGGGATATCATGGTTCAAAAATCTCCAGCTTCTACTGTTGGAGATCTAGCTCAAGCTCTTAAAGAGTTATTCAATGTTGATAATGAAATTAAAGTAATAGGGACACGCCATGGTGAAAAGCTTTATGAAACGTTACTAACTAAGGAAGAGCATGTTGTATCTGAAGACTTAGGTGGCTTCTATAGAGTACCAGCAGATAAGAGAGACTTAAACTATGATAAGTATTTCGTAGAAGGTGACCAAAAGTTATCTTCTGAAGAGGAGTACAATTCTCATAACACGGAGCGATTAAGTATTGAAGCGATAAAAGATAAATTATTAATGCTTGACTACGTTAGAAAAGAATTAAAAGGTTGGAATCAGTAA
- a CDS encoding capsular polysaccharide biosynthesis protein CapF, with product MNILVTGAKGFIGKNLIAELRNKGYSDIFEFSRETDSSLLDEYCQKADFVFHLAGVNRPKEQTEFMEGNFGFTSKLLETLKRNQNRCPVMISSSTQAALDNPYGKSKKAGEELLFNYSKETEAKVLVYRLPNVFGKWCKPNYNSAVATFCHNIARDIPITVNDRSAEMNLVYIDDVVEELINGLNGKENIVGDLCEIPTVHSITLGEIVDLIYSFKNSREERSIPDMSNAFNKKLYSTYLSYLPEDQFSYDLKMNVDNRGSFTEFIKTPDRGQVSVNVSKPGITKGNHWHHTKNEKFLVVSGKGVIRFRKIDSDEVIKYYVSGEKLEVLDIPTGYTHNIENLGDTDMVTVMWANEYFDPERPDTFFLEV from the coding sequence ATGAATATTCTAGTAACCGGTGCAAAAGGATTTATCGGTAAAAACCTAATAGCAGAGCTAAGAAATAAAGGTTATTCAGATATTTTTGAATTTAGTAGAGAAACAGATTCTTCTTTACTAGATGAATATTGTCAAAAAGCAGATTTTGTATTTCATCTTGCTGGTGTCAATCGTCCAAAAGAGCAAACTGAATTTATGGAAGGGAACTTTGGTTTTACATCAAAGTTACTCGAAACTTTAAAAAGAAATCAGAATAGATGCCCGGTTATGATTTCATCTTCTACACAAGCTGCATTAGATAATCCATATGGGAAGAGTAAAAAAGCAGGGGAAGAATTACTGTTTAATTATAGTAAGGAAACGGAAGCCAAGGTACTCGTATATCGTTTACCAAATGTTTTTGGGAAATGGTGTAAACCTAACTATAATAGTGCAGTAGCGACTTTTTGCCATAATATTGCCCGAGATATACCAATCACTGTCAACGACCGTTCTGCCGAAATGAACTTAGTTTACATTGATGATGTAGTTGAAGAACTTATAAATGGACTTAATGGAAAAGAAAACATTGTTGGAGATTTATGTGAAATTCCTACTGTTCATTCAATTACGCTTGGAGAAATCGTTGATTTAATTTACTCTTTCAAAAATAGTCGTGAGGAACGATCGATTCCAGATATGTCTAATGCATTTAATAAAAAGTTGTATAGTACCTATCTTAGCTATTTGCCAGAAGATCAGTTTAGTTACGACTTGAAAATGAATGTTGATAATAGAGGGTCTTTCACAGAATTCATTAAAACACCTGATAGAGGTCAAGTTTCTGTAAATGTTTCTAAACCAGGAATTACAAAGGGCAATCACTGGCATCACACTAAGAACGAGAAATTCCTAGTAGTGAGTGGGAAAGGTGTTATTCGTTTTAGGAAAATTGATTCAGATGAAGTGATAAAGTATTACGTAAGTGGAGAAAAGCTAGAAGTGTTAGATATTCCAACTGGCTATACGCATAATATTGAGAACCTAGGTGATACAGATATGGTTACTGTTATGTGGGCGAATGAGTACTTTGACCCTGAGAGACCAGACACATTCTTTTTGGAGGTTTAA